The DNA segment CTCAAAACCCTAATAAGCTCTGCCATTACCAATCAGGAGACTTGTCTCGACGGATTCTCTCATGATGATGCTGACAAGAAAGTCCGTAAGGTCTTGTTGAAGGGTCAGGTACGTAAAAACATTAGTTCTTTAGCCATTACGGCTCTCATATATAGAATTGGAGAAcaactgaaaaaaaatataaaatgtgaaaTGTATAACATAAGAGTATGgaaaaatgaattaatttaaaatttgcaaATGTCGACTTAtaaaatgcatttttttggTTCACTAAATTTGTGGAATCTGAATTGACTCAACATAACATCactattttgttatttcatcGTGGGGTTACGaattgatgtttttgttttgttggaaTGCATGcgatgaaaaaaaattatagatagGGTTAcaagaaaactaaataaatctTACATCACATCACATTACTTTGACAATTCTCTGTTTTTTggaatttattttcttataatgaAATGTTGTTAGCTAGTGTTGGTAGAAATAGTTGCTATCAGTTGTTATTGGAGTGTATTTAATTCTGTAAATTTGTGATAACATGATTGTTCTTAAATACAGTTTAAAACGAGATAAGTAATGTGTAGGTACACGTCGAGCACATGTGCAGCAACGCACTAGCAATGATCAAGAACATGACTGATACCGACATAGCCAATTTCGAGCTAAAAGCTAAATCCTTCTCAAACAACCGTAAACTCAAGGAGGAGGAAACAACGGTGTCCGTAGATATTGCCGGCGCCGGAGAAGTAGATGCAGAGGGGTGGCCTACTTGGTTATCCGCGGGAGATAGGAGGCTTCTTCAAGGGTCTTCAGTGAGAGCTGATGCTACTGTGGCTGCTAACGGTAGCGGTAAATTCAAGACTATTGCGGCTGCGGTTGCAGCTGCCCCGGATAATAGTAAGAGGAGGTATGTGATACATATAAAAGCTGGTGTTTATAGAGAGAATGTGGAAGTgtcgaagaagaaaaagaatataATGTTTATGGGAGATGGTCGGACAAGAACTATTATTACTGGAAATAGAAACGTCGTCGACGGTAGCACCACCTTTCATTCTGCCACCGTTGGTAAGcaactttatttatttctttttatttttgaaataatatttaaagtAATTTTGCACGATGTGGCCCTTCTTTGTGGTGGAAAACCTTTACTCTTTTCAAGTACATTAATTATTCACATGTAGATTCTTAGTCGCAGTAGCCACTACAACATTTGATTCGCACATGTAGCCTAGTAACGagataaaattaaatttgaacttGAATTGCCATAAATGAACAAAACGCTTTGTAAGATATGAGTCATGTACGAGTCTTGATCCATCATTTTCTTGGCTTTATTCTTATGCTTTTCTAGGTCACTTGTCCTGGATTGGGTTAATGGCTCATCCACTCGTGAGAAGAGCCTTtaaccttttgttttttttgcttgTTTCATTGTTGTTGACTTTTCTATCCGATCTTGTCCCTTATTTACATTTGTTACATAATTTCATTAGATTACACCTTAGTTATCCTCACTTTTTTTACTATACTTTTTCAATTATTATCATCACATTTCAAGCTGCATTTAACTTCTTTTCcgctttttaaaatattttataaggaGATAAAATACAAATCCTTTAAACTAAAGTGATATTCCAGCTAAACAAGTCTTATGTTATTGTTATTAGTCCTTTTAGCTAATGATTCCGCTAAACtgattgatatttttttgtgggGTCTAGCTGCTGTCGGCGAAAGGTTTCTAGCGCGTGACATCACTTTCCAGAACACAGCAGGTCCGTCTAAGCACCAAGCGGTGGCTCTCCGTGTCGGTTCTGACTTCTCTGCTTTTTACCAATGCGATATGTTAGCTTACCAAGACACTCTCTACGTCCACTCTAACCGTCAGTACTTCGTCAAGTGCCTCATCGCCGGAACGGTCGACTTCATCTTTGGAAACGCCGCCGTCGTTCTCCAAGACTGCGACATCCACGCTCGTCGACCAAACTCCGGCCAGAAAAACATGGTCACGGCCCAAGGAAGGACTGATCCTAACCAAAACACAGGGATCGTTATCCAAAGATGTAGGATCGGTGCCACGTCGGATTTGCAGCCCGTAAAAGGTAGTTTCCCGACGTATCTTGGTCGTCCGTGGAAAGAGTATTCACAAACAGTGATCATGCAGTCGGATATCTCGGACGTGATCCGACCCGAAGGGTGGTCCGAGTGGACTGGGACTTTTGCGTTGAACACTTTGACTTATAGAGAGTATGCGAATAAAGGAGCAGGGGCTGGAACTGCAAGGAGAGTGAAGTGGAGGGGCTTTAAGGTAATCACTGCTGCTTCTGAAGCTCAGAGATATACTGCTGGTCAGTTTATTGGTGGTGGAGGCTGGTTAGGTTCAACCGGTTTTCCTTTCTCTCTCGGTCTTTGAGATATTATTGTTGTGAAGTGTTGTAACCTACATATTGTTGGTcgaataattataaattttatcaataaataaaatgtgTATGTGCTGTGTATTTTCATATCTTTTCTAGATCCTAGTATTGGAGATTAGTTGAGATTGATCACCAATTGATTCTTATACGAATTATtgagtttaaaaattattttagcttTCTGAATTTTTCGAACCCGTCCATTATCTGAATTTCCCactgtattttttttgtcaagaacATGTTTATTTTAGGTCAAGAACATAATTTTGAATCAAGAACATGTTGGGTAGTGTTTTTAATATCTGGATTATCAATTCATGTTTCTTTCATGTGGTTATAGTTTTAATTCACGAAACATATATCcctaatatattttaagtttattaaaaaaaattaaaacgaacgTTGTAAAATGAAATCAcaaatctactaataatagcaatctcAATTAATTTTAAAGGTTGTGTgcttttataaaaaattcaatttttgttAATAGTTGTGTTTGTTCACTTAGGTGTCTTTTGATTAAAGGTTGTATCTCTTCAATATAAAACTACTGTAAAACTTTATGAATAAATGTGAGAGTTATTACTGCACAAAAGGAGACAAACACCACACCAATGTTGGTCGAATAAATGAGTTCCCAAGTACGTTAGGATACGCTTTATGTATTAAGAGTCGTAATCTGTTATTAAGTTAATTATTCATTTAGAGTCATGAGAAAGAAGAGACACAATACTTACGGAAGAGACACAACTCTTAAGgaagagacacaactctttGTCTAGTATATTACAATgataaactaaatatttatatatcattgaATTGATTTTTTATTCACAATTTGTTTCCTTACATCATCACTATTTGCAGTCAGCTTAAAATGAGTTCTTATAATACTACAACTTAGTTCGCAAATACATACAGTACTCAAGCATGTAACGCCAACCGGATCATATGATTTTCTTTTTCTCAACTTCGAATTTCATTCAACGACAACGAGAGTTTTTTTATCTCATAAGAAATTCaaccacaaaacaaaaaagaaatctAGTATCACTGAGGATCATGTACGCTACCCATCAATCTTCACTGTCCTCTTACAACCACTAAGTGAACGATTCACTCTATGACACAGAATGAACCGTTTCTTAAACCATCCAATTCAACTACAAAATAATCATTAATCCGAGAGAAAACAAAGCTAAATCAGGATTACCAATTTCTATCCGATATTATTGGTGGCAGTTTGATTGGAGTGGTATTCATGTACCAACAACTTGCACACCAAAGGCACATATTCAGAGTCGACTACTAACCACTGGAAAGCAATGTCTCGATTCTTGGCCCGCAAAGCAAAACCGAAAGTCCATAACGAAAAAATGGGCTTTGACGATAGCAACATACCGGTTCAGCAAATCTTTCAAGCTTCCAGAGGTGTCATCACGCCGGACAAACCAATTTGATACAATATGATTTGCATCTCGTCTCGAAACTATTCAGTTttagttttgaatattttccaaataagatattttagttaatttagtgGTGAATATAAATATTCATGGAAGACTACATGCATATAAGAGCTTCTTTATTGGTAGTATATAGACTGATATCTAATcgataaagaaaataaaattaaataaaaaataagagaaTGAAACACCAAAAGTTATGAGCAAGAGCTAATTTTTTTCTGTAGACAGAGAAGTAGAGAGACAAAGTAGATCTAGTTGGTCCCGGCGTACGGCAGGCGCGTGCGCGAGCGTGTTGTCGTCGGGACCGGAGTCCGTCCTTTTAAAAGCTTCCTAGTGTCTCTTCTCCGTATCCTCTCCACTTTTGCCTTGTCTGAACTGTGACTCCGGCCTATTCCATGATGCATGGCGGTTTGTTGTTTGGAGTGAAGACGCGATCGTGGAGAAGGTCTTATGCGGTGGAGAGGTACCTCGTTTAGATCAAGGTTAGACTACGGGAGGGGGAGGCTTTTACAGCTCTGTCGTCGCCGGTATTCTCCGGGAGGTGGAGACTCATTTTGCTCCGCCGCTGCCGGTTCAGTGTTTCGAGAGGGGGAGGCTTACCTAACTCTGCCGTCGTCGTATAGTCTCCGGAGAGTGGAGGCTAACACAGCTCTACGCTGCCGGCTTGAAACCCGTAGGAATTTTGGGTGTTAGCGGTTTAAGGTTGGTTTGGTTTTTGTTCTTGTCGGCCGAGTTGATTTTATACAGATCGGAAGAGATCTCTGAAGAAGATTGAGCTTTTTGTGGATGTTATCACCGACAAGAAAAGATAGTTCAGGTCGTGGGTGGTCCTAATGAGAGCGCAGTGAGTCCGATGACGCTTTTGATGGAGGACCACCGGAGATGAAGACAGTTGTTGCGAGGGGTAAGGGCCGGCGAAAGGAAGGTCCGATGAGGGGTTCTGGCGGCGTTTCAAGGCGGAGATGATCAGGTTGAGGCGATGTGCGACGCATGTCGATCCGAGGGCGTAGATGCTACCACGTGGCATGCAGCCAGCCTCCTTGATGCGAGTATCCCAGCCGACGTCGGTCGGGTTTATGTGATTTGGGCTGTGGACCCGTTTAAAGTTTTTAGAGAGTAGCCGGTAAGTTTTTGGGCTTCTGGGCCTTTTGATGTTGCAATTGGAACTTCGGTTATGTATTATGGGTTTAGCCCggattattattaattaaaaaaaaaatcacttggcggaaaaaaagaaaaacaccaAAAGTTCTAAGAACCTCTACCGAAACTGTGAGACCACCTGTCTCTTTTCCAATGGTAAATGTTtaggtaaaataaataaattaatttacataACTAACATgcatttaaataatgatttttgaGTGGTAAAAACTCCAAATGAGCATCCCCGGCGTTGGTTATGCTCTAACTGTTATTCATTACCCTACTTTAATATGTCACATCAGTTTTTTTGCCgcatcatcttttttttttcatatctcTTTTTATCACATAataattaattcaataaatacttaaattttaatcaactagaacttttgttttaaaaatatcattatatCCATCTATTTTAATTCATCAAAaacttttattaaaataaacaattatCAAATCtaagtcattttaaaataatcgATAATTTGAActttaatattcaaaaataaataagaattaAGAATGtagaatttatttttaaaatcccaTTTTTAGAGATagaataatttcttaaaaaattaattagaaattaaCAAATCATATGTACGAATAAATATAACAAACctctatttataaaataaaaaaaaatgatgaatttttatataaaatagtttaatgaataaattattttgttacaaaataattGAGATTAAATAGTTAGGGTGTATAAAAaatgatttcaattttaataataaataacatGATGATACGTTACTTTTGTGGACCCTACTTTATGGTATTCAACTAGTTGAAAAAATTCAACTCTAATTATTCCACCtaagtttttttggtttttcaatattttcattACAAGCTTTCAACAGTTGAATAATTTATTCAACTAAATCATTGTAAATGgtctaaaatttcaaattagATCAAGAGCCAGCTCTAACATAGATTAGAGGAAGCTTGTGCTGTAGATGACAAATAAGGATAAAATATTGCAAGGACATCCAATTAACCAACATGCAACTTGGTGTGACGTAAAATCAACATGTTTTCCACTTTTAGTAAGGTTCTAGCTTGACccatctattctattaatttaaagttatttttttatctaattaTAAATGTTGTCATTTAAATTTGGACCTATTCATATCTCACTAAGAATAGATATCAATACatttaaaattagatatttttaagttCCCTTAATTTACtttcaatatattaaaaatgtgtCACTCCTATTTTTATGGTTAACAACATTAATTTCATCCTAATTACTATACATCCGTAAAACATTcactatttattttcatttaaaactATGGACATTTCATTGCACTTAATTGTTTCTTATTTACTCATTTTAAAATTTCGAAAGCCTAATAGAGTTGTTTTAGTTGTGGTGCGTCAGAAATATACAACAACATTGCTTGGAATTTGActattaatatgaatttatgATTGATAAATTATAGTTATACAACTAtatgatttttataatataattaaccttaatattttcatagctatagtgatatataaatatatagttgctatattatatgattttaattaaacatattttaCTCAGATGTGGACTAACATATTATATCATCATTTCTAAAATGGTTAGTTATACtataaaactatatactaaatatattgtaaactaaattaatttaaaaaatatattgtatacaaaaataatatttaataaaaaagtaaaatatataaattagatcaatatatatttaagaaatctaaacaataaagttacacaatatataaaactaaaatgtaaatttaatatcaaaattatacatttataaaagaaaaaaatattcgcGCAGACGTGCGGGTTCAAACTCTAGTTATAGTTTTATAATAGTGGTCTGAATATGGAGTCTAAGATTATGAAGAGtggaaatatataattttgatacaCTGAAATTCTCATAGAGAACAAAAAACATGAATAGTATACTCTTTACATCAAGAAGatgcaaaataaatatgaattattttgataaaattctATAACTGTTCTCATAAGTGGAATATGTAAGTTTTGTTGCATCCTCCACCACAACAATGATAATGATGCAATCGTCAACCAAAAACCTTCAAATAACCATGCATCTCAAACCAAAAATGTGAATCATGAATATAAAGCacatattaaaaaggaaaacattcCGCATTTACAGCAGAAAAGGTGTGGTGTCAACACCATTGCAAAATTACAGAAACACTTTTGTCTAAACATCTTAGGACTCTTATGCAatgtttacaaacaaaaaagcaTATCTCACATTATGCAATTgatttatatgtaaattttattatataattgacATCATATCAATAATTTGTATGAAATAAGTAAATTTGATCAACACGACTAAAGTCCATACTTGTACTTTGCActttatttgataattttttccttttcttttgctTGGTTTATACAcagtatttttttcttcaattatttctattttttttactgaTTGTTTGATGTAGCTTTCATCTAAAAgaattttatttacaaaaactgTAAGTGCTTATAagctatatatacacatttatcaaaactgttatttatttttggttccAAATGCTTTCGACTTTGCTTTTCTGTACgtcaatttaaatttttgtttactttaGTCTTGGTTCTTTAGATCAACTAATTCCTTCTTACTCATATAATTGTAATTTtcgttcggtttggttttgtttttattcaatTTAATTTCTGGTTTACTTTAGTGTTGGTTCATTAGATTCCTTCTTACTCAAATCAATTGTTCATTCGGTTTGGTTCTAATCGagttattttgttaattttgagAATTCAAACTTATGTCTAATAGAGCATTACAAATTTGTAACACAACTTGTTCACGGTATCCAAATAATTGACATCACATTATGCAATTgatttatatgtaaattttattatataattgacATCATATCGATAATTtgtatgaaataaataaatttgatcCACACGACTAAAGTCCATACTTGTACTTTGCActttatttgataattttttccttttcttttgctTGGTTTATGCACAGTATTTTGTTTCTTccattatttctattttttttactgaTTGTTTGATGTAGCTTTCATCTAAAAGAattttatttaccaaaactGTAAGTgcttataagttatatatacacatttatcaaaactgttatttatttttggttccAAATGCCTTCGACTTTGCTTTTCTGTACgtcaatttaaatttttgtttactttaGTCTTGGTTTTTTAGATCAACTAATTCcttcttagagcatctccaaaaaggaactctattttgaagtttccaaaactctatatttgaagtttcaatgtgttcttctccaaaagtaaaactttaaacctaacttcaaaactatttatattttacactatggtccttatatttgtcatagttAATGTAAATTcttaaaacttctataaataactagtatatatatatataaatattacagaaatattaattaaaaaatcttacactaataaacattttaataagtttttattatggttttttgtaatatttttgttgtttaatcctagttttaaaatattgtaaatcttgttttaaaatttttatttaatttcatgtgtaaaacttaaatttataaaacaaatttgaaatatatatgagatataaaagttataaagattaaaacaataaacaaaaatatatttaagaattataaatatgatgtataattgtaaggaccaaaatgcaaataaaaagatgaaactttaaatttgaagttttgaaaagtgaaactctatatttggagtttcactcttcaaaacttcaaatttgaagttttgaagtttctttttggagagcaaaaaactctatatttaaagttatagagtttcttttggagatgctcttactcATATAATTGTAATTGtcgttcggtttggttttgctTTTATTCAATTTAATTTCTGGTTTACTTTAGTGTTGGTTCATTAGATTCGTTCTTACTCAAATCATTTCTTCATTTGGTTTGGTTCTAATCAAGTTACTTTGTTAATTTTGAGAATTCAAACTTATGTCTAATAGAGTATTACAAATTTGTAAACAACTTGTTCAGGGTATCCAAATAATCGAAATTGTAACTTGGGAGACTACTTCTAAAATCACATATATTTCCAAAGACATCGATATATACTCAGTTCCAGTTTATAAGCTGTACGTTAGTTTTTTCTCCGGTTATAGTAGTGTAGTCATGCATACCATGCATACCTGCATGTGTGATATGTCTTACTGACGTCAGAATTCTTTAACTTAGAACATGCAACCTAGGTGAATTCTTTTACTTCGTATTCTTTTACTTAgactatattattattttctgtattaaaaagtcatatttttcttttagatattaatattaatttcacGAATAACAGCAACTTATACAAAATATAGAAGTTTCAAGGCAAAGGCAACGCATGTTCTGGTTAGACTTGTCTTCGGAAAATATCAAAACCTAATACAAGAATACAAATTTGGGAACAAGACAATAGTACTTCTGTGGTACTCAAATAACTAGAATAATATTCTCTTTAAGAAAAAATCTTATCTTCTGTTAACGTGGCGGCTTATAACATGTGTTTTTTCACTAAATTTACactcaaataataaaataaaaagaagtaagaagaaaaataaaataaaagccgTTAAAATAAATATCGTTTCTGATTTTAATTTCATCAATATAATTAACACCCCACTCTTCACAGGAACATTCACCACTCTCACTCATCAGTGTCAAACAATGGCATCATCTATCAACGAAATATTCTCCAAAGATAATttcaagaaaaacaagaaacttGTTTTACTATCAGCTGCCGTAGCATTGCTCCTCGTGGCTGCCGTCACCGGAATCGCCGCCGGAGCTTCAAAAGCCAACGGAAACAGAAAAGAACCTCTATCACCGTCCTCTCACGCCGTGCTAAGATCCGCTTGCAGCTCCACGCTGTACCCTGAGCTCTGCATCTCCGCCGTGGCCACGTCTGGCGGCGTCAAACTGACGTCGCAGAAAGACGTCATTGAGGCCTCGCTTAACCTAACAACAACCGCCGTGGAACACAATTACTTCACCGTGAAGAAACTGATCAAGAACATGAAAGGACTGACTCCACGTGAGAAGACGGCGCTTCATGACTGTTTGGAGAC comes from the Brassica rapa cultivar Chiifu-401-42 chromosome A01, CAAS_Brap_v3.01, whole genome shotgun sequence genome and includes:
- the LOC103842123 gene encoding pectinesterase/pectinesterase inhibitor 3, encoding MASSIKEIFSKDNFKKNKKTVLLSAAVALLLVAAVIGIAAGASKANGNRKKPLSPSSHAVLRSACSSTLYPELCISAVATSGGVKLTSQKDVIEASLNLTTIAVEHNYFTVKKLIKNRKGLTPREKTALHDCLETIDETLDELHETLEDLQMYPNKKTLREHAGDLKTLISSAITNQETCLDGFSHDDADKKVRKVLLKGQVHVEHMCSNALAMIKNMTDTDIANFELKAKSFSNNRKLKEEETTVSVDIAGAGEVDAEGWPTWLSAGDRRLLQGSSVRADATVAANGSGKFKTIAAAVAAAPDNSKRRYVIHIKAGVYRENVEVSKKKKNIMFMGDGRTRTIITGNRNVVDGSTTFHSATVAAVGERFLARDITFQNTAGPSKHQAVALRVGSDFSAFYQCDMLAYQDTLYVHSNRQYFVKCLIAGTVDFIFGNAAVVLQDCDIHARRPNSGQKNMVTAQGRTDPNQNTGIVIQRCRIGATSDLQPVKGSFPTYLGRPWKEYSQTVIMQSDISDVIRPEGWSEWTGTFALNTLTYREYANKGAGAGTARRVKWRGFKVITAASEAQRYTAGQFIGGGGWLGSTGFPFSLGL